A DNA window from Rubripirellula tenax contains the following coding sequences:
- the rfbD gene encoding dTDP-4-dehydrorhamnose reductase: MIFVTGAAGQLGTALCSKLADACVGLSRDQLDLSDCAAIAALVESERPKVIINCAAYTAVDLAEDDPASCRQINADAVAALAKSATKVGALLVQISTDYVFGGSTIADGPNHEDSPLEAQGVYAQTKLAGEQHAQTCPDHLVVRTCGIYGHLPQPKNFVETMLRIGVDREELSVVDDQHCNPTSASTIADAVIALIDAKARGVFHVAASPPTTWCQFAREIFKQSDMVTRVVPITTEQFGAKAARPRHSVLDTSKYTRVTGKSLPTIADDLAIYLATRA, translated from the coding sequence GTGATTTTCGTGACTGGAGCCGCTGGTCAGCTTGGGACTGCTCTGTGCAGCAAGTTGGCCGATGCTTGTGTGGGGCTCTCAAGGGATCAACTCGACCTTTCGGATTGTGCGGCCATTGCGGCTTTGGTCGAATCTGAACGGCCCAAGGTGATCATCAACTGTGCCGCCTACACGGCCGTCGATTTGGCCGAGGACGATCCGGCGTCATGCCGACAAATCAATGCCGACGCCGTTGCCGCGCTAGCCAAAAGTGCCACCAAAGTGGGCGCGCTCCTGGTTCAAATCAGCACCGACTATGTCTTTGGCGGTTCAACGATCGCGGACGGACCCAATCACGAAGATTCGCCACTGGAAGCTCAAGGCGTTTACGCGCAAACCAAACTGGCGGGCGAACAGCACGCGCAAACTTGTCCCGATCATTTGGTTGTCCGCACCTGTGGCATTTACGGTCACCTTCCACAACCGAAAAACTTCGTCGAGACGATGTTGCGAATCGGTGTCGATCGCGAAGAACTGAGTGTCGTCGACGATCAACATTGCAATCCGACGTCCGCGTCGACGATCGCCGACGCGGTCATTGCTTTGATCGATGCAAAAGCCCGCGGAGTATTCCATGTTGCCGCATCACCGCCGACGACGTGGTGCCAGTTCGCTCGCGAGATCTTCAAACAGTCCGACATGGTAACTCGCGTGGTTCCGATCACGACCGAACAATTCGGCGCGAAAGCGGCACGACCACGGCACAGCGTGTTGGACACGTCGAAGTACACTCGCGTTACCGGCAAGTCGCTGCCTACGATTGCCGACGACTTGGCGATCTACTTAGCCACCCGCGCTTAG
- a CDS encoding TolC family protein produces the protein MTTNVIPASLFSDNTVKSAIVTEARPANFGNVPAARISLAEAPRIPTTGMPESISIEQMISVRDRVAPHQVVLTGGRPIVSNDPIQVASNAAFANFQSDGSAIDDVVEQIPPAPNSIKAKAAEPLSLSDNDAENVVKENRAKARAGAKQAEQRQAAQQKRAAAAKKKVAAAEEAEAKALAIEAEKVDSLPAPIADTPEETTTAYVGSQPLPLAEAVRIALSQNKGIAVLGYLPQEIGTFVSTERSVFDPVFQADIRGGQFDQQNRNFINTGGLLPGGLAPGANEQRNDFLSGTDLNVLSITKMLESGGTVGAGVGMNYFYDTPVGDGTFLNPAWRSALNLSFEQPLGRGRGKNVTTAPLRIARANQSLASHEFQAIVNETLRDVQLAYWDWKRAQRDYEVTRDAVRTALETLELEKEAVRSGEGTLPDVEQASDQWQRFRIDEALALNDMKKARITLIQLMGLPLNDINYDFAIDEPAITTDVAREIGEVSAMARPEVLAAQANIRAVQLEVILAADTLRPDLNLRLDYQVTGLETGLDRAIETVSEHRFNNWIVQLEFTQAVGQRAACAALRRAQLKLARAIAEQDRVEQEIAAEVARTWEDVMTSAEQLRIQNERVATARSQVKGRNDLFAEGEGSLDLKIRAEASLVDALLKRQAAEVFVQQQIVRWQYVTGQQQYVQFVE, from the coding sequence ATGACAACCAACGTAATTCCGGCCTCGCTTTTCTCGGATAACACGGTGAAAAGCGCGATCGTGACCGAAGCCCGCCCGGCCAATTTCGGCAACGTTCCGGCGGCTCGAATCTCACTTGCCGAGGCACCGAGAATCCCGACCACTGGAATGCCAGAGTCGATTTCCATCGAGCAGATGATCAGTGTTCGCGATCGGGTAGCGCCCCACCAAGTGGTGCTGACCGGTGGACGCCCGATCGTGTCCAACGACCCGATTCAGGTCGCCTCCAACGCGGCATTTGCCAACTTTCAGTCCGACGGTTCCGCGATCGACGATGTCGTCGAACAGATTCCACCGGCACCCAATTCGATCAAGGCAAAGGCGGCCGAACCGTTGTCGTTGAGCGACAACGATGCGGAGAATGTCGTCAAAGAGAATCGGGCGAAGGCTCGTGCCGGGGCCAAGCAAGCAGAACAACGACAAGCTGCACAGCAGAAGAGAGCTGCGGCGGCGAAGAAGAAGGTAGCCGCGGCCGAGGAAGCCGAAGCGAAAGCCTTGGCAATAGAAGCCGAGAAGGTTGATTCGTTGCCCGCACCGATCGCCGACACGCCCGAAGAGACGACGACGGCCTATGTCGGCTCGCAGCCGCTTCCATTGGCCGAAGCCGTGCGAATCGCTTTGTCGCAAAACAAGGGCATCGCCGTGCTGGGGTATCTCCCGCAAGAAATCGGCACCTTCGTCTCGACCGAGCGTTCGGTATTTGACCCCGTGTTTCAAGCCGACATCCGAGGCGGTCAGTTCGACCAGCAAAACCGCAACTTCATCAACACCGGGGGTTTGCTTCCCGGTGGACTTGCCCCGGGTGCGAACGAGCAGCGAAACGACTTTCTGTCGGGCACTGATTTGAATGTTTTGTCCATCACCAAAATGCTGGAATCGGGCGGAACGGTTGGCGCGGGCGTTGGTATGAACTACTTCTACGATACGCCAGTCGGTGACGGCACCTTTTTGAACCCGGCTTGGCGATCGGCCTTGAACCTAAGCTTCGAACAGCCACTCGGTCGTGGTCGTGGCAAGAACGTCACAACTGCCCCGCTGCGAATCGCTCGCGCCAACCAATCTTTGGCGTCTCACGAGTTTCAAGCGATCGTCAATGAAACACTCCGCGACGTTCAACTGGCCTACTGGGATTGGAAGCGAGCCCAACGTGATTATGAAGTCACTCGCGACGCCGTCCGCACGGCATTGGAAACACTGGAGCTAGAAAAAGAAGCTGTTCGATCTGGCGAAGGAACACTGCCCGACGTGGAACAAGCTAGCGACCAGTGGCAACGGTTCCGCATCGACGAGGCACTCGCCTTGAACGACATGAAGAAGGCTCGGATCACGCTGATCCAGTTGATGGGTCTGCCGTTGAATGACATTAACTACGACTTTGCGATTGATGAACCCGCCATCACGACCGACGTAGCCCGCGAGATCGGCGAAGTATCGGCGATGGCTCGGCCGGAAGTCTTAGCCGCTCAGGCAAACATTCGTGCGGTTCAATTAGAAGTCATCCTGGCTGCGGACACGCTGCGACCAGACTTGAATCTACGACTGGACTATCAGGTCACCGGGTTGGAAACCGGCCTCGACCGGGCAATCGAAACCGTTTCGGAACATCGCTTCAACAACTGGATCGTTCAGCTTGAATTCACGCAAGCGGTCGGCCAACGGGCTGCCTGTGCAGCCCTGCGTCGGGCTCAGTTGAAACTTGCACGGGCGATCGCCGAACAAGATCGCGTCGAGCAAGAGATCGCGGCCGAAGTCGCCCGAACTTGGGAAGACGTGATGACCAGTGCCGAACAGCTTCGCATTCAGAACGAACGTGTCGCAACGGCACGGTCACAGGTCAAGGGACGCAACGATCTTTTTGCAGAAGGCGAGGGATCTCTCGACTTAAAGATTCGAGCCGAAGCCAGCTTGGTCGATGCACTGCTAAAACGCCAAGCCGCGGAAGTGTTTGTCCAACAACAAATCGTTCGTTGGCAATACGTGACCGGCCAGCAACAGTACGTACAGTTCGTCGAATGA
- a CDS encoding WecB/TagA/CpsF family glycosyltransferase, with translation MQTASKESVSARSMEDMNGCDDVNIQGGANVLAERDPVVVWDVPFDAVTQTEAVDRIGELIRRRKPSYVITANLNYVMLHAQSDEVKEVTLGASLILADGQPIVWKSKMGPRPLPVRVAGSEMIYELAERASREGWRIYFMGGMPGVAQKTSDRLVEAYPGLQVAGVESPPFRTLSETEQREQDDRIRDARTDILLVAFGQPKGEQWIYDHCQRIGVPVSIQLGASFDFIAGTAKRAPAIYQKFGMEWAYRMLSDPSRLVPRYASNIRFLLTSMWS, from the coding sequence ATGCAAACAGCTTCAAAAGAATCGGTCAGCGCTAGATCCATGGAAGACATGAACGGATGCGACGACGTCAACATCCAGGGCGGCGCCAACGTCTTGGCCGAACGTGATCCTGTGGTGGTGTGGGATGTGCCTTTCGACGCGGTGACACAAACGGAAGCCGTCGATCGAATCGGCGAATTGATTCGGCGGCGGAAACCCAGCTATGTCATCACGGCGAACTTGAACTACGTGATGTTGCATGCTCAGTCGGATGAAGTGAAGGAGGTCACGCTCGGTGCATCGTTGATTCTGGCGGACGGACAGCCGATCGTGTGGAAAAGCAAAATGGGGCCTCGGCCGCTGCCCGTTCGGGTCGCCGGCAGCGAGATGATTTATGAACTCGCCGAGCGCGCCAGTCGCGAGGGATGGCGGATCTATTTCATGGGTGGGATGCCCGGCGTGGCACAGAAGACGAGTGACCGCCTGGTCGAGGCCTATCCGGGACTGCAAGTCGCCGGTGTCGAATCGCCTCCGTTCCGAACGCTCTCCGAGACCGAGCAACGGGAACAGGATGATCGCATTCGCGACGCCCGAACGGACATATTGTTGGTCGCATTCGGCCAGCCCAAAGGCGAGCAATGGATCTATGACCATTGTCAACGGATTGGAGTACCCGTCAGCATCCAGTTGGGCGCGTCGTTCGACTTCATTGCCGGCACGGCGAAGCGGGCACCGGCCATCTATCAGAAGTTTGGGATGGAATGGGCCTACCGAATGTTAAGTGATCCCAGCCGATTGGTGCCGCGATACGCAAGCAACATTCGCTTTCTGCTTACGTCGATGTGGTCCTAG
- a CDS encoding oligosaccharide flippase family protein, producing the protein MPAVEFDADTVSEPIDRSMLEPVDSSPHSDASDALGEPSQIDRSDRFIPANSSSVMGASAWSMAGYGVGQGLRLVNNMALSYLLVPEAFGIMAIINLVIVGLGMFSDVGSGPCIIQNKRGDQFEFLNTAWLVGAIRGAVISLLSVPLAIPVANFFEQPSLVWLIPLASLTALIHGFASTSIFSLQRHLDAKSLAWLEISSQAIGSACMCLFAWISPTVYSLVWGMIALAVSRTVLSHRMIRGYRNRFQFNRTDANELFHFGKWVFVSTLMMFAAMQVDRMLMGKLFDIGTLGIYGFGLAIATLPRMMVDKLAFSVLYPVLSSAARDSVETLRHKLIVGRRVILSVGSAMIIGVFCTCNDFFQLLYHSDFHKAGEICQWLCLSEWIVVLTSTSTQALVAMGETRLAAKSNFAKLPTTIIASIIGFQTGGLEGFIVGLAVGSVVGHLVMTLSLVQKGMPVVKQDLLTTVFVFVAMAIVVMVQSNEWLNWPIRYAISGLIVVGFCCWALYQVNQYRCSEKAIALADDSSAT; encoded by the coding sequence ATGCCTGCGGTTGAATTCGATGCAGACACCGTATCGGAACCAATCGACAGGTCGATGCTTGAACCGGTTGATTCCTCGCCGCATAGTGATGCGTCCGACGCATTGGGCGAGCCAAGTCAGATCGATCGTTCCGATCGCTTCATTCCCGCAAATTCGTCGTCGGTGATGGGTGCATCGGCTTGGTCGATGGCCGGTTATGGTGTCGGGCAAGGGTTGCGATTGGTTAACAATATGGCACTCAGCTATTTGTTGGTTCCAGAAGCATTTGGAATCATGGCCATCATCAATTTGGTGATCGTCGGGTTGGGTATGTTTTCCGACGTGGGTTCGGGACCATGCATCATCCAGAACAAACGCGGTGACCAGTTTGAGTTTTTGAACACGGCTTGGTTGGTCGGTGCGATTCGCGGTGCGGTCATCTCGCTATTGTCGGTACCCTTGGCGATTCCCGTCGCAAACTTTTTTGAACAACCATCCTTGGTGTGGTTGATCCCGTTGGCTTCGTTGACGGCATTGATCCACGGTTTCGCATCGACGTCGATTTTTTCACTTCAACGTCACCTCGATGCGAAAAGTTTGGCCTGGTTGGAAATCAGCTCACAAGCCATCGGCAGTGCATGCATGTGCTTGTTCGCTTGGATTTCGCCAACCGTGTATTCGCTCGTTTGGGGCATGATCGCCTTGGCGGTGTCGCGAACCGTTTTAAGCCACCGCATGATCCGCGGATATCGCAATCGGTTTCAGTTCAACCGTACGGACGCGAACGAGTTGTTTCACTTTGGAAAATGGGTATTCGTCAGCACATTGATGATGTTCGCCGCGATGCAAGTGGACCGCATGTTGATGGGCAAACTGTTCGATATCGGTACGCTGGGAATTTACGGCTTCGGTTTGGCGATCGCCACGCTGCCGCGGATGATGGTGGATAAGTTAGCGTTCAGCGTTCTGTATCCCGTGTTATCGAGTGCGGCGCGAGATTCGGTCGAGACCCTTCGCCACAAATTGATCGTTGGTCGACGAGTGATATTGTCGGTCGGTTCGGCCATGATCATCGGTGTGTTTTGCACCTGCAACGACTTCTTTCAATTGCTCTATCACAGTGACTTTCACAAAGCGGGCGAAATTTGCCAATGGCTTTGTTTATCGGAATGGATCGTCGTCCTAACATCGACTTCGACCCAGGCATTGGTTGCGATGGGTGAAACGCGGTTGGCGGCGAAGTCGAACTTTGCGAAGTTACCAACGACCATCATCGCGTCGATCATTGGGTTCCAGACGGGCGGTTTAGAGGGATTCATTGTCGGACTAGCCGTCGGTTCTGTCGTCGGCCACTTGGTGATGACCCTTTCCTTGGTGCAGAAGGGAATGCCCGTGGTGAAGCAAGACTTGCTAACAACCGTTTTCGTTTTCGTCGCGATGGCTATCGTGGTCATGGTGCAGTCCAACGAATGGCTGAACTGGCCGATTCGCTATGCCATCAGCGGTTTGATTGTCGTCGGTTTCTGTTGCTGGGCGTTGTATCAAGTGAACCAGTATCGCTGTTCGGAGAAAGCGATTGCTTTGGCCGATGATTCGTCGGCGACTTGA
- a CDS encoding glycosyltransferase codes for MFSSPQTIGQCDASDALHVVPSQHWIGVIEGPVDRDEACLFHCESPHDGFIHRPLRTVPVNRLGRQGRFWSFAHLLPESLSQSVDLVHAVNTVPLNAKRFVIALDGQPAMQDAFASSWHAVLGHRLLRLTSCRRILVRSEIAKRNLRGQFELLGLSELADKLSVFRGFVPELARDAKGQSAETRMRRRAARRGDSLQVMFVGHDAIGMGVIPMLDALETLRRGGLEIRLTLVSRMDAPKSQDLASRSPSIEKVRDRVDSAPWIRRLATVSRRRVQELAACHDVLVLPALSHTSGWQIAEAAMQCCPAISTNLFSLPELIESNDTGMLMELPIDGHGQWEGFSLDSERKKNDAIVQTTRSVSEQLTVLLSILSQNRDRVDQLGIAARDKMRSLFGRTAAVGHLQQVYADACG; via the coding sequence ATGTTTTCCAGTCCCCAAACAATCGGCCAATGCGACGCCAGCGACGCTTTACACGTCGTCCCATCGCAGCATTGGATTGGTGTCATCGAGGGGCCTGTTGATCGAGATGAAGCGTGCTTATTTCACTGTGAGAGTCCCCACGACGGGTTCATCCACCGACCTTTGCGAACCGTCCCGGTCAACCGATTGGGACGCCAAGGTCGGTTTTGGTCGTTCGCCCACTTGCTACCCGAATCACTAAGCCAATCGGTTGATCTCGTTCATGCGGTCAACACCGTACCGCTGAATGCGAAACGGTTCGTCATCGCGCTTGATGGTCAGCCCGCGATGCAGGACGCCTTTGCGTCTTCGTGGCATGCGGTGTTGGGGCATCGATTGCTCAGACTGACGTCGTGTCGGCGCATCTTGGTTCGAAGCGAAATCGCGAAACGAAATTTGCGCGGCCAGTTTGAGTTACTCGGGCTGTCGGAACTGGCGGATAAATTGTCGGTGTTTCGTGGGTTCGTGCCCGAACTTGCTCGGGATGCGAAAGGGCAATCGGCCGAAACGCGAATGCGCCGCAGGGCCGCCCGTCGTGGTGATTCATTGCAGGTGATGTTCGTGGGCCACGACGCGATCGGTATGGGCGTGATTCCCATGCTGGATGCCTTGGAAACGCTTCGTCGTGGTGGGTTGGAAATTCGGCTGACGTTGGTGTCTCGGATGGACGCCCCCAAGAGTCAAGATTTGGCGTCTCGTTCACCTTCGATCGAAAAGGTCCGCGATCGTGTCGATAGCGCCCCATGGATACGCAGGCTTGCAACCGTGTCGCGTCGCCGAGTGCAAGAATTGGCTGCCTGTCACGACGTTTTGGTGTTGCCCGCACTGAGCCACACATCGGGTTGGCAGATCGCGGAGGCGGCGATGCAGTGTTGCCCCGCAATATCAACCAATCTGTTTTCATTGCCGGAGCTGATCGAATCCAACGACACCGGGATGTTGATGGAGCTACCGATCGACGGTCACGGCCAATGGGAGGGATTTTCGCTCGATAGCGAAAGGAAAAAGAACGACGCGATTGTGCAGACCACTCGTAGCGTGTCCGAACAATTGACGGTCTTGCTTAGCATCCTTAGCCAAAACCGGGATCGCGTTGACCAACTTGGAATCGCTGCACGCGACAAGATGCGAAGCCTGTTCGGGCGGACTGCTGCCGTTGGCCACTTGCAACAGGTGTACGCTGATGCCTGCGGTTGA
- a CDS encoding sugar transferase translates to MSTASTCTHSNSSLNNAPDSLRQMWQSLFIYDRLKRVSDIVIAMAALIVLSPMLAMVALMVKFTDFGPIFFVQTRIGKDGVPFSCLKFRSMRVNADELKAELMGQSHHADNRTFKMAKDPRITKIGRIIRKFSIDEMPQLWNVVRGDMSIVGPRPSCPQEVAVYHHGDWERLTVKPGLTCIWQVCGRGDIPFNQQVKMDLEYVESRSLQLDFKLMFMTIPAVVFARGAY, encoded by the coding sequence ATGTCGACAGCTTCGACGTGTACCCATTCGAATTCCAGCCTGAACAACGCTCCAGATTCTTTGCGCCAAATGTGGCAAAGCCTGTTCATCTACGATCGCCTGAAGCGAGTCAGCGACATCGTCATTGCGATGGCTGCTTTGATCGTCCTGTCACCGATGCTTGCCATGGTGGCGTTGATGGTCAAGTTCACCGATTTCGGTCCGATTTTCTTCGTCCAAACGCGAATTGGCAAAGACGGTGTTCCGTTTTCGTGTTTGAAATTTCGTTCGATGCGAGTCAACGCGGATGAGTTGAAGGCAGAGTTGATGGGTCAAAGCCATCATGCTGACAATCGTACGTTCAAGATGGCGAAAGATCCTCGCATCACAAAGATCGGTCGCATCATTCGCAAATTCAGCATTGATGAGATGCCCCAATTGTGGAACGTCGTTCGCGGTGACATGAGCATCGTTGGTCCGCGTCCTTCATGCCCTCAAGAAGTTGCCGTTTATCATCACGGTGACTGGGAACGCTTGACCGTCAAACCCGGTTTGACTTGCATTTGGCAAGTTTGTGGACGCGGTGATATCCCGTTCAACCAACAAGTAAAAATGGACCTGGAATACGTCGAGTCACGATCGCTTCAATTGGATTTCAAATTGATGTTCATGACGATCCCAGCCGTCGTATTCGCACGGGGTGCTTACTAG
- a CDS encoding glycosyltransferase family 4 protein — translation MSVYVEPQPEAVPRTTQPSKPEFAGKIAYLVNQYPVPSGTFIRREIEAMESFGIKVVRFAIRQTNVRLSEPKDLVEASRTRIVLDLGLLGPLVATFATMLTKPITFVKALALTIRMGWHSDRGLLVNFAYLLEACQLTRWLIREDVEHLHVHYGSNPASVALLCRALGGPRYSFTLHGPHEFDKPHFLRLGEKVARSKFAVAISEYGRSQLYRWTDREHWDKIHVVHCGLDRAYFSEELTPPPSDPRLVFIGRLDEQKGTHLLVEAAKMLKDGGCEFELVMVGDGPFRGELENMIRRYGLESNVRLAGWQNDVEVRQSLLDSRALVLSSFAEGLPVVIMESLAMGRPVISTNIAGVAELVQPGVCGWLVPAGAIEPLAKRMREAIEMPVEELAQYGKAGAQLVSESHQAVIEAAKLARLIGLTEL, via the coding sequence ATGAGCGTCTACGTTGAACCCCAACCCGAGGCGGTCCCGAGAACGACTCAGCCATCAAAGCCGGAATTCGCTGGGAAGATTGCCTACCTGGTGAACCAATATCCGGTTCCGAGCGGTACGTTCATTCGCCGAGAAATCGAGGCGATGGAATCGTTCGGTATCAAAGTCGTTCGATTCGCCATTCGTCAAACCAACGTTCGACTATCCGAACCCAAGGATTTGGTCGAAGCATCGCGAACGCGAATCGTTCTCGATCTGGGTTTACTCGGTCCCTTGGTCGCCACATTCGCGACCATGCTGACCAAGCCGATCACGTTCGTCAAAGCATTGGCGTTGACCATCAGAATGGGTTGGCATTCTGATCGCGGCTTGCTTGTCAATTTCGCATACCTGTTGGAAGCATGCCAATTGACCCGTTGGTTGATTCGCGAAGACGTCGAGCATTTGCACGTTCACTACGGATCCAATCCGGCTAGCGTTGCATTGCTATGCCGTGCCTTGGGTGGGCCCCGTTACAGCTTTACGCTTCATGGTCCTCACGAATTTGACAAGCCACACTTCCTTCGTCTGGGCGAGAAGGTTGCACGATCGAAGTTCGCGGTAGCCATTAGCGAATACGGCCGCAGTCAACTTTATCGATGGACCGACCGCGAGCATTGGGACAAGATTCACGTCGTCCACTGTGGACTCGACAGAGCTTATTTTTCGGAGGAACTGACACCGCCGCCATCCGATCCACGTTTGGTTTTCATCGGACGTTTGGACGAACAGAAAGGCACGCACCTGTTGGTCGAAGCGGCCAAGATGCTGAAGGACGGCGGTTGTGAATTCGAATTGGTCATGGTGGGCGACGGACCGTTCCGCGGTGAACTCGAAAACATGATTCGCCGATACGGTTTGGAATCGAACGTTCGTTTGGCCGGCTGGCAAAATGATGTCGAAGTTCGCCAATCGCTGTTGGATTCCCGAGCGCTCGTGTTGTCCAGTTTTGCCGAAGGTTTGCCTGTGGTGATCATGGAATCGCTGGCAATGGGTCGCCCGGTCATCTCGACCAACATTGCGGGCGTCGCTGAATTGGTCCAACCGGGCGTTTGCGGCTGGTTGGTACCCGCTGGTGCGATCGAGCCGTTGGCCAAGCGGATGCGAGAGGCCATCGAAATGCCCGTTGAGGAATTGGCCCAGTACGGAAAAGCCGGTGCTCAATTGGTCAGCGAGAGTCATCAAGCGGTGATCGAGGCGGCAAAACTGGCCCGGCTGATCGGACTAACAGAGCTCTAA
- a CDS encoding glycosyltransferase, translated as MSHPSPAATIETVTEDRDRDIKAVDLIGVVAIGRNEGERLRCCLQSIQNCNAVVYVDSNSSDDSVALAKQFGVEVVELDMSQPFSAARARNEGFARLMETFPATKYVQFVDGDCEMSDGWLQRARDEFGKDPKLAVVGGRIRERYPDQSLYNRLCDIEWNTPIGDAKSVGGNAVMRTDVVQSMGGYNPTVIAGEEPELCVRIRADGWKIRRIDAEMARHDAAITRFKQWWRRMQRSGHAYAQGAMMHGGAPEFHWVRETRSICFWGCVVPVIALLLAWPTWGLSLGLFAGYAALIRRVGRYYRGRGFSKTDSRLAAIFDVLAKFPQFVGVVVFRMNHLRSKNTELIEYKGATS; from the coding sequence GTGAGTCATCCATCTCCAGCCGCCACGATTGAAACCGTAACAGAAGATCGTGATCGCGATATCAAGGCAGTCGACTTGATCGGCGTCGTCGCGATCGGTCGAAACGAAGGTGAACGTCTTCGATGTTGCTTGCAGTCGATTCAAAACTGTAATGCCGTTGTGTATGTCGATTCCAATTCATCCGACGATAGCGTTGCCCTTGCAAAGCAGTTCGGTGTCGAAGTGGTCGAGCTCGATATGAGTCAGCCGTTTTCGGCGGCCCGTGCTCGCAACGAAGGGTTTGCTCGTCTGATGGAAACCTTTCCAGCGACGAAGTATGTCCAGTTCGTCGACGGCGACTGCGAAATGTCTGACGGTTGGCTCCAGCGGGCACGCGACGAGTTCGGTAAAGATCCCAAATTGGCGGTCGTGGGCGGTCGCATTCGCGAACGGTATCCCGATCAATCGTTGTATAACCGGTTGTGCGATATCGAATGGAATACGCCCATCGGCGATGCCAAATCCGTTGGCGGAAACGCGGTCATGCGAACCGACGTGGTTCAGTCGATGGGCGGTTACAACCCGACGGTCATTGCGGGCGAAGAGCCTGAGTTGTGTGTTCGGATCCGCGCCGACGGTTGGAAGATTCGTCGAATTGATGCAGAAATGGCACGGCATGACGCGGCGATTACGCGTTTTAAGCAATGGTGGCGTCGTATGCAGCGAAGCGGCCATGCGTACGCACAAGGGGCAATGATGCACGGTGGCGCACCCGAGTTTCATTGGGTACGCGAAACTCGAAGCATTTGCTTTTGGGGCTGCGTTGTCCCCGTGATCGCACTGTTACTTGCGTGGCCCACCTGGGGATTGAGCCTTGGTTTGTTTGCGGGCTATGCCGCCTTGATAAGGCGCGTGGGACGTTATTACCGAGGGCGTGGTTTCTCGAAAACGGACTCTCGTTTGGCTGCGATTTTCGATGTGTTGGCGAAGTTTCCACAGTTCGTCGGCGTCGTCGTGTTTCGAATGAATCATTTAAGATCCAAAAATACTGAATTGATTGAATACAAGGGAGCTACATCATGA
- a CDS encoding glycosyltransferase family 2 protein, translating to MNTSIVIVNYRTAPLTCDCLASLATHVVGRSDVHVALVDNASGDDSVDVLRAAIEANGWQSWVTLMPLDRNGGFAFGNNAAIRDVLAVTSDDAGGRSKTDLVWLLNPDTLVREGALEHMIAYLDANPEVGIVGSRLEDRDGTAQRSAFRFPSLASEIDDGLRLGIVSRLFSKKIIAPPISESAIRTDWVCGASMLIRREVFEAISVLDENYFMYYEETDFCRQAALAGWACGYEPRSRVVHLVGQASGVQIQSKPQKRRPQYWFESRRRYFVKNHGFLFTCVTDLAWGACYSLYRIRAAVQRKTVTDPPCFLFDFFRNSAIVRGGAM from the coding sequence ATGAACACCTCGATCGTTATCGTCAACTATCGGACGGCTCCCCTGACCTGTGATTGCTTGGCTTCGCTTGCCACGCATGTCGTTGGTAGGTCGGATGTGCATGTCGCGCTGGTAGACAATGCGTCGGGCGACGACTCGGTTGATGTACTTCGTGCGGCGATCGAAGCGAATGGTTGGCAGTCGTGGGTGACGCTAATGCCGCTGGATCGAAACGGCGGTTTCGCGTTCGGCAACAACGCGGCGATCCGCGATGTATTGGCGGTCACGTCCGATGATGCGGGCGGGCGAAGCAAGACGGACTTGGTTTGGTTGCTCAATCCCGACACGTTGGTCCGCGAAGGCGCTCTTGAGCACATGATCGCGTATTTGGACGCCAATCCAGAAGTCGGCATCGTCGGCAGCCGGCTTGAAGACCGCGACGGAACGGCACAGCGTTCTGCGTTTCGTTTTCCGAGTCTGGCGAGCGAGATCGACGACGGTCTTCGCTTGGGCATCGTATCGCGATTGTTTTCGAAGAAGATCATTGCACCGCCCATTTCCGAATCAGCGATCCGAACCGATTGGGTCTGCGGCGCAAGTATGTTGATTCGGCGAGAGGTCTTCGAGGCGATCAGCGTGCTCGACGAAAACTATTTCATGTACTACGAGGAAACGGACTTTTGTCGGCAAGCGGCGTTGGCCGGTTGGGCGTGTGGGTACGAACCACGCAGCCGGGTCGTTCACTTGGTTGGTCAAGCGTCAGGCGTTCAGATCCAATCCAAGCCTCAAAAACGCCGCCCTCAATATTGGTTCGAATCGCGTCGCCGGTACTTCGTCAAGAATCACGGTTTCTTGTTCACCTGTGTCACCGACTTGGCTTGGGGCGCGTGTTATTCGCTTTATCGAATTCGCGCAGCGGTACAACGAAAGACGGTCACCGATCCGCCATGTTTCTTGTTTGATTTTTTTCGCAACAGTGCGATTGTCCGCGGAGGTGCGATGTGA